A stretch of DNA from Ctenopharyngodon idella isolate HZGC_01 chromosome 6, HZGC01, whole genome shotgun sequence:
agctagtcgcatccaaaacagtatctaaagcccttaaattcttactatcctcgattaaagtttggatgcgtgtctctaattctgagattttctctgtcagcctgactaatTCCCTGCATTTATGATGTAAATCCCTCGTTGCTGACAGAGAGAACTATACTAAGCATGTGACAGGCAGAGCAAGTAACAATAAAAGGAGATGACATGACTCGCCATGtgtgtagactgatccgacttaccacagctgtttgaacgCGTagaaaaggagcgcgcgagacTGATAACAAGCTAACAAGCTAGCGAAATGCTAACGCATTGTGATAGCGATTTAGATTAAACGATtaaaagctagcgacgtcagattaatgTGATAGGCAATAATAGACAATATCAGATATatggaaataataatataaacaacaagCAATGATaataagagattcaaaacaaagctacggagctacagacgcaaaccactcTGAGCAGTGAGGCAGACAGGAGCCCATGGAAGTGGTGGTTTTAAGGAAAGTACTTGTGAAATAAGTGTGCAGATGCAACAGTATGTCTAGAACCAGCATCTGTCCGCAGACGTCTTCTGCGATTGGTTGTAAAGAACACCTTCAGCTCTTAAAAGTACACATACAGTTAATGTTCATGAAACCAAATTTGTCATAACAGCTGTTAGACTACTTATGGTCTCTCAAGGTATCATGCACATGTTGAACATGTATGCTTTAAAACAGCTGCCCAAAAGGATATTTGGTATTTTGATGTCATGTTGTGTCATGATGTTCAGTTGTGAGCATGAATGTTAGTCAGTCAAACTATATTAGACATTCCACTGTATTTATTCAGTTACAGTAACCAGGACTCCCACTAATACATCAGCAAAATTGTCCATCCTGACCATACTGATAACCCCATCTTATGCATAACACAGTTgtagtttttttctttaagtaaTACACTGATGTCATAAATGTACACTAGTACTAAATTTATACTAAATTTGtactaattttttttcatagtaaTTACTTACAATATCACATTCCCAATTGTGTTGTAGTACTGCATATCAGGAAATCAGATAAATACTGGTAAAGTagacaaatataatacaaaaaaatatataattaagcACTGAATACTATTGAATCTGTCTCTTTTAGTATGAATGTCCCTAGTTTGCATTAGCTCAGTTTTAAGAATGGAATAAAATATCTGTTTCAGGCATTTATGTAGTTGTGTGTATCTCTGTACACTGTATCTCTTAGTAGTTACACACATCTCTGACGTCCTCATGACCCATGGGTCTCAAACTGTCTGTATTGTCTGCTATCTTTATCTGCCATGCATACATGCACCAGCATACTGATGAAACTGATGTCATTGCTCAGAGTTTTACGAGTGACGTTCCCGCTGGACTTGCCCCTGTTCACTTTCTCCGCTTGACAAGCGACTTTGTTTCTCTCCAGCCGCCGAGGATCTCACTGTCCAGAGCTCTGAtgaaaaatcagacataatGGACAGTGCTATTTCCTTTTGCAGTTTGCTAACCTGCCTGCAGACTTTTCTTACATAGTGTTAAACTACCTGACTTGACACTATGATGATGAAGACCTAAGAAATTTACTCTTCACTTCAAGCCAAGCTGACAAAAGGTACatttttttgtctcatttttttgtttgctctaaaaataactttttaggAAACAGCATTAATAAAGAAAGTGTTGAAAAGGTATTTTAGCGTCTGcttttatttgtaatgtttatgtaggcattcaaatgtttatttttaaactgacaTTTTTATAGACTAAAACATTCGTTGTATATCAGAGccaaatgtgtattttatttgaAGTTGTACTTGAAACATCTAATCTAGTGCGCACCTAATGTAAAgattctgaaaatgtaaaataactgcaaGGACATTTCTAAATGTAAATCTGAGTTTACTATTTGCTTAAGGATATGATAATGTCAGAGAATAGCTATTAACTTTGTAGATCACAATTATCTAGATTTGAACTTGAAGCACTTTCGTATTAGCAACTCAAACTTTTTTGAACGTGTGACTTGCTCACGTCTGCAATTGAGCTAAAGAGGAATCATCATGATCAGAAGATCTGCTATGCTTCTTACTATCTTGGAGGTATCAAGCAGCATGAAAAAAACGGGGCTCAGCTGTCGCAATCTGTGCTTGTAACACCATAAATGCAGTGTTCCCTTGCTTATAAAAGGTATTTGAGGGTCAGTaggtgcttttccactgtcgtCCAGTGCAAGCCAGGGCTAACAACGTGCCGGCAGGGCCAATAGCCTCAGACCTCGAGCCGAGACCAAAACCAAGctgcgtttccactgtcggggCAGTAGAACCCACCCTTAACACGCCTCTATAGAACGACGTCATACAATCCCATCATTTCACCAGCACAAGGAAGCTACCAGACTGAAAAGAAACTACATCGGGAGTGCACATCAAACATGCTGAATCATGCtgtatttatcattatttcacATAAAATGAGAACACATACTTATTCAGTTGCGcctgcttccatttatttgtgatcacagcaatgcacaaaacaacttcagaggcttacacatttagaaaaatactattaaaatgtcatattttgtgTCATATTTCTTTAGAAAGAGTgagcatttctttttatttttcacataattATGTGATCTGAGGAGGTTTAAGTGAACTCTCCCGTCTTACTTACTATTACCGCTTTGGACCAAAGTATTTGGGGGCCAAAAAGCCCTGGCCGTTGGCCCTGATGAAGccccggaagtgacagtggaaatgCGACGGGCCCTGGGACGCACTAGCACACTCTCTTTTGGCCTGACAGTGGAAACACGGCTAATGTGGCAATAATAACATCTGTCATATAGTTTCTCATTGAGGAAAATATGTAAAATCAGCACTGAAACCTTTCAGAGGAAGGagaaaagaaattatttttgttgacaGAATTTAAGTAGTAAATTGGATTAATGTTTcattgttcaataatatttcttcatttgttaatgtttaatcaatGTATTTCTCTCCTCTTCATTCAGATTGAACTCTTCTTACAATGGACGTTTGGCATGGAGAGTTGTGGTAATGGCTACGGTGATGCGAAACACCTCTGGGAGTGATGTGGAGGCCCAGCTAATCTATGCTATCACCCTGCCCATCTCCTGCGCCATAATCCTGATCAACCTGCTCATCATCCTGGCCATCACCTGCAGCCGTCAGCTTCACAACTCACAGAACTACTTCTTCCTAAGTCTGCTGGTGGCCGACTTGTGCACAGGCGTGGCGCTTCCCTTCATTCCCTGGATGGGCCTGAACCGCCCTCTCAGTTTCTCTTCCTGTCTGCTGGTGCACGTTTTCCCCAACTTTCTGTTTCTGGCCTTCCTCTTTAACCTAGTACTGGTGCACTACGAACGTTATCGGAGTATTGTAAGCCCCCTCCGACGTGGACAACTCTGGCTGCATCGGCGATTTGCGCTTCCTCTGCTGGCCGCGTGGATGCTGCCGCTGCTGTTCGCACTATTGCCTGCCTTTGGCTGGAACAACAAGGCTATTCATGACCTGAATGGTTGTTGTCCAGAAACCAATAGCACGGCACATTCTAACTGCGTGGCATTGACTGGAGAGCGTTGCTGTACATACCGCAGTGTCTTTCCAAATGCTTTCATCTATTTGGAAGTGTACGGCCTACTGGCACCCGCCATCCTTTCCATTGCTGCGATGACATGCAGGGTGCTGTGGATCACACGAGAACAGCTGAGGGACATCCAGCGTCTGCAGCGTGCCGTAGCAAATAAGGAATACAGACGGAGAATGGAAATGCGTTACGCTTGTTGTGTGGCAGCTGTTTCCCTCGCCTTCTTGGCCTGCTGGGTGCCCTACATTGTTTACACCCATGTAGGGATGGAGTTTTTGCTTCGGCGGGGAGGAAAGAGCAATCGCACTGGACACATTGTGCTGTCCTGTGTCGGGGTCGGGGGCATTGCTGTCGTGCCCCTGCTTCTGGGACTTGCCAACAGGGAATACACAGATCCAGTCAAGAAACTGTTCCGCAAACTGAGGCACCGCTACGGAAATACAAGTGTGCAAATGGACAGTAGCCTTCGATTCTGTCACAGTTGATGTGATTGaagtttatatttataatattaaacttAAGATAAACTGtgattttgttttcaatttcaaaataaaacggtttggaaaaataaaatggtttggGCATAATATACAAAGGACAAAACCAGCTGATGTTTTGGAACAAAtgattaaacaaaaatgttcatgaactgaTTGAACCTGCTTCAATGAGGCTCTCAGCAGTGGTTAGGAggtaatttgaataaaatattcatcTACTTCTATTTTAGGCATTGTTGTTTATTTGGCCCTGTTTTGGAACAGGTTTTCAGTCATAGACAGCCGTGCTATCATTCTATGGTAGATTTTCCTGATGCCACCCAGAattcattggttcttgtgcaGAGCAGCCACCTCCTTCATGCTTTGTATAAGGACAATGTTTTGGTGTTGgtatgtaatattttgttttttcccaaAACATGTACCAAAAACAACCATCTCATTCAATTCTAGAACATTTGTTCTAAAGCTGGAAAAATTAAACAGTTACTTCAAGGCATTCTTGAGGCAACAGTGATCTTCATTGAAGGTTAGTTGTTTCCTGTTATCCTCTCATGAACTTTTGTTGTGGTTCTCCTAAAAGGTTTGAGATGATGAGCCTGGACCTGGAGTTGCGCAGCATAATCAGGCCAGTAAGGTTTGAGATTGCCAATATTATACAGCACAAATCAACAACCAGAGGTGCTTCtgccaaaaactgtaaaagtacTAGAACAAGAAAAAGTACTtgagtaataaaataattaaatgagcAAGAATGTAGTCAACGCAAAAACTGGAAAAATGTAAATGGCTAGTTAATTCAGATCTGATAAAGCTTCAGATTGAGCAGTGATGATGATTTTGATGAAGAATGTATTACATAAGTTATAAACATGTTTGAGAGGAACATCTAATCCTGTCAATCATAGCTCAAGGATTTACAAGTGGCTGTTATAAATTTTATGGATATAAAAGGCGCTGTTACCGTCAAGACTCTGAATAAGGAACACAGTTTAATTAAATCCAGTAATGAAGTAGCAATGaagacttaaaaaaaagaatccatATATGAATGTAAGCCCAaatccccatttttcaaaaaagcAAGTTACGTAAACAACCGGAGTAAATGCTGTGGCTTACTAACTGCCTCTCTCTATGCCCCTGTTTACAGCTAGTATACGTCATAGTATACAGTACAGCTAGGAGAACATCCTTTGTGGATGATCTTATAACAAGACAGACATCACCAGATATTTACATGAATCTGAAATGTCTTCTGTTAAGTTGTTGTGATCATATTTCATCAAGGGGAGATTCTCTGAATTCATGACTGCATATCTGGGCATGGGAGGGTGGATATTTGGAAATTAGATACATATTTCTATttcttgaataaataaataattttgaaagtgaaagtgtgaAAAAGGGGTATACACATACCATTGGTCAGttcaaagtacattttaaaacctgtTTTCAGGAGCATTGTAAATAAGAGCACATTAAACCAGGAGTGCAGCATAAACCAGTCATGAGACATTTATGGAAAAACTTCGTGAAAAGATTTATGGATGATAGAGGGAACTGTTGTACTTAGCACAATATTCTCTCTTGAGAAACATGAGGGGACCTCTGCTATTTGGCAGTCTTtcagatatattaaaataatatcacacTCTCTGATGTTGTGTATTATACTAAATCTGAAGACACTCATATTTTCTTCCCTTGCTGACATTCTTAATTTCAGAAAATGATCACTTCTAAGTATGGAAGTATTTTTGTATGCCATAAGAAAGAACATTCTTTTTCCTTGGATTGTGGTTTTTGTCTGAAAGGATAAGGGATGCTTTGGTTAGATTTTAGAAATCTGAGCAAAAGATAACAAATTTACATTAGTATGACAGTGACGAAAAACAGCAGTGTAGTAATGCCAGATAAACTGCGGAAGAGATATTTTCAGAGGCTAGTACTTTGATTCAATTTTGTGCAAAAGAAGAGAGGATTCTTTGCCTGctgtaaataatttaatgtaaaactAGCAATATCTTACCATATTAGAGTTACCTTTATAACATATTAGTTAGGGTTAGGCTGAAGTGTCATGCTACCGGTTTGTACCACAATGCCACTCAGGTTGTTTGGATGCATTGTTTCTTACAGCAGGAGCTGAATGTGGTGGCTCTTCTGTAAATTCATTACAGTTTACAGTTTATCATTAAATATGTTAGTATTATTAATCtgatttattttgctttttttctctctcagtgGAGATGTAGTTTGGTTTAGCCTGCAAGCCTTCATTTTAGCAGAAAAATGAAGAATGACCTTCAAGTTTCTCAGAGTAAATATGATCCTGATTTCAAATCTGTAGAAAACCTATTTATTTCTGACCTGCTTGTTACATTTTGTAGTAACCAGTAACTGCAAAAAGTTACACAAATGCTAACGCCTGgaacacatttacacatataAACCACACTAAAAAAGCACATTCCCAGATAAGCTTGTTCCACTTAAGAGGTTTTAACCTGACCTTAAAGTTTGTTTGGATCTTTTATGTatgaaacaaaatacattttttcacatTCATTCTCATACCTGTTGATAGATATGAAAAAGTTTGCAATGACTTCCAGAAGCCGGGGGATGCTTTGTTTATACACTTAATGTTATCTCTCACACATGATCAAGTGCTCTAGCCTTTCTGAACACACTTCACTGATCTTGAAGTTGTATGGATACATACGCACTACGACTGTTTGTGATACTCCACCTGTGGAGGTCAGCACTGAAATGTTGTCGTCTTTATACTCTTTTCATATATCCATTTTTGTTTCCACATTCGTCTTCTGTtgttttattagcatttttgaaAATCTTCCTTGAGTAATTCTTAGAATCAATAGTCAAACTGCAGATGACACGCACATACATGCGAGTGGCTGGAAAGTTtgtctttacacacacacagtgcggACGGGCCCCGCTGATGATgaaatttatgtaaattatacTATGCTCAAGACACAGCAGCAAAGGGACAGCTGAGGTATACTCTCGATTTAACCCTAAGCCTGAAATGAAGTAATCTGTATTGTTGCTGCTTAAAAGCTGCCTTGATCATATGGACACAAGGAGAACACAAATGTAAAGTTGAGGAGAAACAGGCCAGGGCACAGTAGACAGCTCTGGATGGATGTGAGGAGGATGTGTTTTGGCTGTGGACGGGAGAGAGAGACGCGCTGTGTTCTGTGTATTGCTGTCATTGTGCAGTGCATTCCAGAGCCTTTCTGCTGCTAGTTCAGCCTTACATGGAACACTGGACTGGGCTTTATGTGGTTCTTACCTATAATGGCTCATAGTGGAAATATTGGAAATATGGATATATTATAGcataattttaatcaattcatatttatatttttatttttattaattgtcTAATTTTTGCCACTAAGTCGGGCCTTAATCATGTTTGTTTCAAACAGACTGTATATGTAGTGTTCTGTAATTCACCCTTcaccaggagtttgattgacaggcgatctgacCAATCTTAATGCTGATATTATGTTCCCCTCCTTGCTATCCGCCATTTTGTCAGACAAACTAACTAGACTTAGTAGACAGTAGAGTTAGTAGATTACtgttggtggacttgaacttgtaTATTGATGTCTTACcatggttgaaacaacattccttcttaTGTtcgttcatgtttattttgtgctatagCTAGCAGTAAAGAGGAAGCGATTATCGGTATCTTCTCTGCATGAAGATACGGAGCAGAGACTGCGTAGTGAGTTGTGTTGACAGAGTTTAGTGAAAGGGTTAGTAACTAaccaacagtaactaaggggggcaggtctttgcgaagggtcaattggcCTCCCATTTGGATTCTTTACAAATTAAACAAGCATTTATTAGGCACTAAAACATGAATTGTGTCGCATTTGCTTGGAATAGGTGTTCTTCACATCACCTCAAACTGATGTTGGTCCCAAGCAAATGCATTAGCCTGCCATTTCAGGTTTGCTTTGAGCTGATTGATGTTTATTTTACCTTTCTAAGCCAAGCCCCTATTTCAGCAGAATCATCAAGTGTGactatatatattcattaagTGCCTCTCATTTCAAGCTTGTCTGGtgaattttaaagaaaattgcTTTATATATCTGGCAGTTCCCTCATGGATTACCAGGGTCATGAGTCATGATTAAGGACGTTGTGATTGTGGAATGTTGTCATACAGTTGTGATTAACacgtcagtttttttttttttttttttttaactttcacccagtgctcaagaaactttacagagcatgaacatgaaattaaatttaaacaagCAAACCAGATAATATAACAGCAAATAGAATATATGAAACAAACCGCAATGACCCGCAGTTCCGGTGCTCAGAAAGAACTGCTTCACTGTGAAGCGGCAGCTGTTAGTAAACAAACTCGGATCCACGCCAATTGTTTTCCAAGACCATTGACACTATTGAGATGAATAATATCCAGCTAAAGTCTTACAGAGTACAcctttgaaatatttcaaataatattttaaatattacaataattacaAGTGTTTTACTTTAGTTGTGATGGTGTCTGACATACAGCTGTTATTGGAACCCAATGATTTGTATTATCAGTGCTTAAAAGCTGCCTTGATCATGTGGACACATGgagaaaacaaatgtaaagttGAGGAGAAACAGGCCAGGGCACAGTAGACAGCTCTGGATGGATGTGAGGAGGATGTGTTTTGGCTGTGGACGGGAGAGAGAGACGCGCTGTGTTCTGTGTATTGCTGTCATTGTGCAGTGCATTCCAGAGCCTTTCTGCTGCTAGTTCAGCCTTACATGGAACACTAGACTGGGCTTTATGTGGTTCTTACTTATAATGGCTCAGAGTCTAGGAAAAACTACTTTTgcattataattttacaatattacagtatttacaaaTGTTTCACTATAGCTCTGtgcattattataataatgatgtAATGTTGAATTAaagaatattaatataaaatttcattattttacaccttgttcagcaaaaaaaaaaaaaatgctagcaCTCAAgaattaacacattaaaatcTGAGCtctataaaaaaattatctgacTTGGATCCAATGCATAGAATTTTAAGAGTACCAGAAAGAAGAGGTtgatgaggaagaggaggaaagGCCAATGTGGAAATTTAGTCTCTGATgagatcttttcttctgtagGAAACCCTTCTGCCTAGAGATGGCATGTGAGAAGTACATGAGCACACCTGAGTTTTCCTGCCTTACCGCAGCGCCTCACCTTACCTGTAGGTGGTAAggatgtgttttgtcattttgtaagaacgatatttttctttctgttttagtTTCTGTATCCTAATTGTAGATTGTTTGATCTGATTGGTTTGATGTTTGGGTAAGAAGCAGTGCTGTTTTGAAACTGGTTAGTGTTAGTACTGTTACCAGGTTAGTGAGTCTCAGAACCAGCTGACtggcagtgtgtatgtgtgcatttgtgtctctcagttttatgtgtttttttttgtcttacaaGTTCACTATATGTTC
This window harbors:
- the LOC127514071 gene encoding G-protein coupled bile acid receptor 1; translation: MATVMRNTSGSDVEAQLIYAITLPISCAIILINLLIILAITCSRQLHNSQNYFFLSLLVADLCTGVALPFIPWMGLNRPLSFSSCLLVHVFPNFLFLAFLFNLVLVHYERYRSIVSPLRRGQLWLHRRFALPLLAAWMLPLLFALLPAFGWNNKAIHDLNGCCPETNSTAHSNCVALTGERCCTYRSVFPNAFIYLEVYGLLAPAILSIAAMTCRVLWITREQLRDIQRLQRAVANKEYRRRMEMRYACCVAAVSLAFLACWVPYIVYTHVGMEFLLRRGGKSNRTGHIVLSCVGVGGIAVVPLLLGLANREYTDPVKKLFRKLRHRYGNTSVQMDSSLRFCHS